In Calonectris borealis chromosome 20, bCalBor7.hap1.2, whole genome shotgun sequence, a genomic segment contains:
- the MRPL38 gene encoding large ribosomal subunit protein mL38: MAAPLLSAALCGVRGGRAFGTAAALCKRAAPLGPMPNEDIDVSNLEALEKYRSFTRYFKLAEKESRKPRWWKTYRQHTSPPPEPKTDISLPHDKLLRAKEIKERKKILRENRQNAEMERAARLRTVLIPLDEVRAEWEKTSGPFHKQRVAEHCGIFRDLFKGATFTPWVTLRVEYSQEDEHLVPVYYGNMVTPSEASNPPAVSYEADKGSLWTLLLTNPDGHLRDSDSEYLHWLVTNIPGNDIKSGKEICHYLPPFPAMGTGYHRFVFLLFKQDCPIDFSEDVRPTPCHSLKMRTFSTFDFYRKHEDAMTPAGLAFFQCQWDSSVTWVFHRLLNMREPVFEFVRPPVYHPPQLKFPRHQPLRYLDRYRDTKEPTYGIY, from the exons ATGGCGGCGCCCTTGCTGAGCGCGGCGCTGTGCGGCGTCCGGGGCGGGCGGGCCTTCGGCACGGCCG CCGCGCTCTGCAAGCGGGCAGCCCCGCTGGGTCCGATGCCCAACGAGGATATTGACGTCAGCAACTTGGAAGCGCTGGAAAAATACCGCAGTTTCACTCGCTACTTCAAGCTGGCGGAAAAGGAGAGCAGGAAGCCCCGCTGGTGGAAGACGTACAGGCAGCACACCAGCCCCCCGCCAG AGCCAAAGACTGACATCAGCCTACCGCATGATAAGCTGCTGCGGGCAAAggaaatcaaagaaagaaaaaagatcctGAGGGAGAACCGCCAGAATGCCGAGATGGAAAGAGCAGCGCGGCTCCGAACTG TGCTGATCCCCCTCGACGAAGTCAGAGCTGAGTGGGAGAAGACCAGCGGCCCGTTCCACAAGCAGCGTGTGGCGGAGCACTGCGGGATATTTCGTGACTTGTTCAAGGGGGCCACGTTCACCCCCTGGGTTACCTTGAGGGTGGAGTACAGCCAAGAAGATGAGCACCTCGTGCCAGTCTACTATGGGAACATGGTGACTCCATCAGAG GCTTCCAATCCCCCTGCAGTGTCATACGAGGCAGATAAAGGCTCCCTCTGGACTTTGTTGCTCACAAATCCAG ATGGACATTTAAGAGACTCGGACTCGGAGTACCTCCACTGGCTGGT GACGAACATCCCAGGCAACGACATCAAGTCGGGTAAGGAGATCTGCCATTACTTGCCCCCCTTCCCTGCCATGGGAACTGGCTATCATCGCTTCGTCTTCCTCCTCTTCAAGCAAGACTGCCCCATAGATTTCAGCGAGGATGTTCGGCCAACGCCATG CCACAGCCTCAAGATGCGAACCTTTAGCACGTTTGACTTCTACAGAAAGCACGAGGATGCAATGACCCCGGCAGGGCTGGCGTTTTTCCAGTGTCAGTGGGACAGCTCCGTTACTTGGGTCTTCCACCGGCTTCTCA ATATGAGAGAGCCTGTGTTTGAATTTGTGCGGCCGCCCGTTTACCATCCTCCACAGTTAAAGTTCCCACGCCACCAGCCTCTGAGGTACCTGGACAGATACCGAGACACGAAGGAGCCCACCTACGGCATTTACTAG
- the TRIM65 gene encoding E3 ubiquitin-protein ligase TRIM65 isoform X1 has translation MASPVSQKLEEKLVCSICLELFRVPVTLPCGHNFCKHCISDHWHKQEQAPAGAEKGYTCPECRRAFERYPELEKNVTLCSVVELARDGEARVSGTERCEVAHGELCPQHGRLLELYCEDERQCICCVCSIRQCQRHRRVLFEEERSKKQALLKESLEKAQEESERIKQAMQELEERTRNIKDSSEGLRSVILSKFTLLRKALEDCQWRTVARMEQEQAAALGHVGENWSLLKDRLDILGQHRERAQRLLACPDHRAFLQEFRLLPSPESPEALLPVEFDVASVVEPIAEILTNVSRLLLEDLPGSVAPKAPEPVGQGLVHPPGPAVKAVAPLPECQLRAHLLKDHRNLTFNPETANKYLELSKGNRKATHSPGTVCGRQEQGPRFEPWQVLCTQGFGHGHHYWEVKVSSHSVILGVTYHSLPRERQQGHKFNIGLDGGSWGLQVREDCYLAWHRGQAEKIQEPLYKNLGVSLDYGKGLLSFYGLGERTRFIHSFHSVFTEPLYPVFWLCEGRAVMLCQRD, from the exons ATGGCATCACCTGTCTCGCAgaagctggaggagaagctggtGTGCTCCATCTGCCTGGAGCTGTTCAGGGTGCCCGTGACCTTGCCCTGCGGGCACAACTTCTGCAAGCACTGCATCAGCGACCACTGGCACAAGCAAGAGCAGGCGCCCGCCGGGGCTGAGAAGGGCTACACGTGCCCCGAGTGCCGCAGGGCCTTCGAGCGGTACCCGGAGCTGGAGAAGAACGTCACCCTGTGCAGCGTGGTGGAGCTGGCGCGGGATGGCGAGGCGCGGGTCTCGGGCACAGAGCGGTGCGAGGTGGCCCACGGCGAGCTGTGCCCGCAGCACGGGCGTCTGCTGGAGCTGTACTGCGAGGACGAGCGGCAGTGCATCTGCTGCGTCTGCAGCATCCGGCAGTGCCAGCGGCACCGGCGGGTGCTCTTCGAGGAGGAGCGCTCCAAAAAGCAG GCCCTCTTGAAAGAGTCTCTGGAAAAAGCCCAGGAGGAATCGGAGAGGATCAAGCAGGCgatgcaggagctggaggagcgaACGCGCAACATCAAG GACTCCTCCGAGGGGCTCAGATCGGTGATTCTCAGCAAGTTCACCCTCCTGAGGAAAGCCCTGGAGGATTGCCAGTGGCGGACGGTGGCCAGGATGGAGCAAGAgcaggcggcggcgctggggcacGTGGGGGAGAACTGGAGCCTCCTGAAGGACCGCCTGGACATCCTCgggcagcacagggagagggCTCAGCGCCTGCTGGCCTGCCCCGACCACAGGGCCTTCCTCCAG GAGTTCCGCCTGCTCCCATCTCCGGAGAGCCCAGAGGCGCTGCTCCCCGTGGAGTTTGATGTGGCCAGTGTGGTCGAGCCCATCGCTGAGATCCTCACCAATGTCTCCAGGCTCCTGCTGGAGGACCTGCCTGGCTCTGTGGCCCCCAAAGCCCCTGAGCCCGTTGGCCAAG GCCTGGTGCAtcccccggggccggcggtgAAGGCGGTGGCCCCTCTCCCCGAGTGCCAGCTCCGAGCTCATCTTCTGAAGG ACCACCGCAACCTGACCTTCAATCCCGAGACGGCCAACAAGTACCTGGAGCTGTCAAAAGGTAACCGGAAAGCCACGCACAGCCCCGGCACCGTCTGCGGGCGGCAGGAGCAGGGACCTCGCTTCGAGCCCTGGCAAGTGCTGTGCACGCAGGGCTTCGGCCACGGCCATCACTACTGGGAGGTGAAGGTCTCCAGCCACTCCGTCATCCTGGGGGTGACCTACCACAGCCTCCCCCGGGAGCGGCAGCAGGGCCACAAGTTCAACATCGGGCTGGACGGGGGCTCGTGGGGGCTGCAGGTGCGGGAGGATTGCTACCTGGCCTGGCACAGGGGCCAGGCAGAGAAAATCCAGGAGCCGCTGTATAAGAACCTGGGGGTCAGCCTGGATTACGGCAAGGGGCTCCTCTCCTTCTACGGCCTCGGGGAGAGGACGCGGTTCATCCACTCCTTCCACAGTGTCTTCACCGAGCCCCTCTATCCCGTCTTTTGGCTCTGCGAGGGGCGAGCGGTGATGCTGTGCCAGAGGGACTGA
- the TRIM65 gene encoding E3 ubiquitin-protein ligase TRIM65 isoform X2: MASPVSQKLEEKLVCSICLELFRVPVTLPCGHNFCKHCISDHWHKQEQAPAGAEKGYTCPECRRAFERYPELEKNVTLCSVVELARDGEARVSGTERCEVAHGELCPQHGRLLELYCEDERQCICCVCSIRQCQRHRRVLFEEERSKKQALLKESLEKAQEESERIKQAMQELEERTRNIKDSSEGLRSVILSKFTLLRKALEDCQWRTVARMEQEQAAALGHVGENWSLLKDRLDILGQHRERAQRLLACPDHRAFLQEFRLLPSPESPEALLPVEFDVASVVEPIAEILTNVSRLLLEDLPGSVAPKAPEPVGQDHRNLTFNPETANKYLELSKGNRKATHSPGTVCGRQEQGPRFEPWQVLCTQGFGHGHHYWEVKVSSHSVILGVTYHSLPRERQQGHKFNIGLDGGSWGLQVREDCYLAWHRGQAEKIQEPLYKNLGVSLDYGKGLLSFYGLGERTRFIHSFHSVFTEPLYPVFWLCEGRAVMLCQRD; encoded by the exons ATGGCATCACCTGTCTCGCAgaagctggaggagaagctggtGTGCTCCATCTGCCTGGAGCTGTTCAGGGTGCCCGTGACCTTGCCCTGCGGGCACAACTTCTGCAAGCACTGCATCAGCGACCACTGGCACAAGCAAGAGCAGGCGCCCGCCGGGGCTGAGAAGGGCTACACGTGCCCCGAGTGCCGCAGGGCCTTCGAGCGGTACCCGGAGCTGGAGAAGAACGTCACCCTGTGCAGCGTGGTGGAGCTGGCGCGGGATGGCGAGGCGCGGGTCTCGGGCACAGAGCGGTGCGAGGTGGCCCACGGCGAGCTGTGCCCGCAGCACGGGCGTCTGCTGGAGCTGTACTGCGAGGACGAGCGGCAGTGCATCTGCTGCGTCTGCAGCATCCGGCAGTGCCAGCGGCACCGGCGGGTGCTCTTCGAGGAGGAGCGCTCCAAAAAGCAG GCCCTCTTGAAAGAGTCTCTGGAAAAAGCCCAGGAGGAATCGGAGAGGATCAAGCAGGCgatgcaggagctggaggagcgaACGCGCAACATCAAG GACTCCTCCGAGGGGCTCAGATCGGTGATTCTCAGCAAGTTCACCCTCCTGAGGAAAGCCCTGGAGGATTGCCAGTGGCGGACGGTGGCCAGGATGGAGCAAGAgcaggcggcggcgctggggcacGTGGGGGAGAACTGGAGCCTCCTGAAGGACCGCCTGGACATCCTCgggcagcacagggagagggCTCAGCGCCTGCTGGCCTGCCCCGACCACAGGGCCTTCCTCCAG GAGTTCCGCCTGCTCCCATCTCCGGAGAGCCCAGAGGCGCTGCTCCCCGTGGAGTTTGATGTGGCCAGTGTGGTCGAGCCCATCGCTGAGATCCTCACCAATGTCTCCAGGCTCCTGCTGGAGGACCTGCCTGGCTCTGTGGCCCCCAAAGCCCCTGAGCCCGTTGGCCAAG ACCACCGCAACCTGACCTTCAATCCCGAGACGGCCAACAAGTACCTGGAGCTGTCAAAAGGTAACCGGAAAGCCACGCACAGCCCCGGCACCGTCTGCGGGCGGCAGGAGCAGGGACCTCGCTTCGAGCCCTGGCAAGTGCTGTGCACGCAGGGCTTCGGCCACGGCCATCACTACTGGGAGGTGAAGGTCTCCAGCCACTCCGTCATCCTGGGGGTGACCTACCACAGCCTCCCCCGGGAGCGGCAGCAGGGCCACAAGTTCAACATCGGGCTGGACGGGGGCTCGTGGGGGCTGCAGGTGCGGGAGGATTGCTACCTGGCCTGGCACAGGGGCCAGGCAGAGAAAATCCAGGAGCCGCTGTATAAGAACCTGGGGGTCAGCCTGGATTACGGCAAGGGGCTCCTCTCCTTCTACGGCCTCGGGGAGAGGACGCGGTTCATCCACTCCTTCCACAGTGTCTTCACCGAGCCCCTCTATCCCGTCTTTTGGCTCTGCGAGGGGCGAGCGGTGATGCTGTGCCAGAGGGACTGA